A section of the Pan paniscus chromosome 11, NHGRI_mPanPan1-v2.0_pri, whole genome shotgun sequence genome encodes:
- the LOC129392985 gene encoding LOW QUALITY PROTEIN: H(+)/Cl(-) exchange transporter 3-like (The sequence of the model RefSeq protein was modified relative to this genomic sequence to represent the inferred CDS: inserted 1 base in 1 codon; substituted 1 base at 1 genomic stop codon) — NDTITFSFLFFVSYYFPLKTLWRSFFAALVAAFVLRSINPSGNSHLVLFYVEYHIPSYIFELFPFILLGVFGGLWGAFFIRASIAWCHRHKSTKFGKYPILEIIIVAAIMAVIAFPNPYTRVNTSELIKEFFTHCFPLESSSLCDYRNDMNANKIVDDIPDNPVGIGVYSAXMQXCLALLFKIIMTVCTFGIKSVQLQEVGGNWQAFVKSYL, encoded by the exons AATGATaccattactttttcttttcttttttttgttagctATTATTTTCCTCTCAAAACTTTATGGAGATCATTTTTTGCTGCTTTAGTGGCTGCATTTGTTTTGAGGTCCATCAATCCATCTGGTAACAGCCATCTGGTCCTTTTTTATGTCGAGTATCACATACCATCATACATTTTTGAGCTGTTTCCTTTTATTCTCCTAGGGgtatttggagggctttggggAGCCTTTTTTATTAGGGCAAGTATTGCCTGGTGTCATCGACACAAGTCCACCAAATTTGGAAAGTATCCCATTCTGGAAATCATTATTGTTGCAGCCATTATGGCTGTGATAGCCTTTCCTAATCCATACACCAGGGTAAACACCAGTGAACTGATCAAAGAGTTTTTTACACACTGTTTTCCCCTGGAATCCTCTTCTCTTTGTGACTACCGAAATGATATGAATGCCAATAAAATTGTCGATGACATTCCTGATAATCCAGTAGGCATTGGAGTATATTCAG CAATGCAGTAATGCCTGGCACTCCTATTTAAAATCATAATGACAGTATGCacttttggtatcaag TCAGTTCAACTACAAGAAGTTGGAGGCAATTGGCAGGCTTTTGTTAAGTCCTACCTTTAA
- the LOC100996123 gene encoding putative histone PARylation factor 1-like — MEIMYLLQSTDLKRICKTIVEAASDDERLKAFAPIQEMMTFVQFANDECDYGMGLELGMDLFCYGSHYFHKVAGQLLPLAYNLLKRNLFAEIMKDHLANRRKENIDQFAA; from the exons CTGACCTCAAGAGAATTTGCAAGACAATAGTTGAGGCTGCAAGTGATGATGAGAGACTAAAAGCTTTTGCTCCCATTCAGGAAATGATGACTTTTGTGCAGTTTGCTAATGATGAATGTGATTATGGCATGGGGCTTGAGTTGGGAATGGACCTCTTTTGCTATGGCTCACat tattttcataAAGTTGCTGGCCAGCTTTTACCTCTTGCATATAATCTGTTGAAGAGGAATCTGTTTGCAGAAATTATGAAGGATCATCTGgcaaacagaagaaaagagaacataGACCAATTTGCTGCATGA